In Ovis canadensis isolate MfBH-ARS-UI-01 breed Bighorn chromosome 3, ARS-UI_OviCan_v2, whole genome shotgun sequence, one DNA window encodes the following:
- the M6PR gene encoding cation-dependent mannose-6-phosphate receptor isoform X2, with product MSPLHSSWRTGLLLLLLFSMAVRESWQTEEKTCDLVGEKGKESEKELALLKRLTPLFNKSFESTVGQSPDMYSYVFRVCREAGNHSSGAGLVQINKSNGKETVVGRFNETQIFNGSNWIMLIYKGGDEYDNHCGREQRRAVVMISCNRHTLADNFNPVSEERGKVQDCFYLFEMDSSLACSPEISHLSVGSILLVTFASLVAVYIIGGFLYQRLVVGAKGMEQFPHLAFWQDLGNLVADGCDFVCRSKPRNVPAAYRGVGDDQLGEESEERDDHLLPM from the exons ATGTCCCCCCTCCACAGCTCCTGGAGGACTggcctgctcctgctgctgctcttcTCCATGGCAGTCAGAGAATCTTGGCAGACTGAAGAGAAAACATGTGACCTGGTGGGAGAAAAGGGTAAAGAATCAGAGAAAGAGTTGGCTCTCCTGAAGAGGCTGACACCGCTATTTAACAAAAG CTTTGAGAGCACCGTGGGCCAGAGCCCAGATATGTACAGCTATGTGTTCCGGGTGTGCCGAGAGGCTGGCAACCACTCCTCTGGGGCAGGCCTGGTGCAGATCAACAAAAGTAACGGGAAGGAGACAGTAGTTGGGAGATTCAACGAGACTCAGATCTTCAATGGAA GTAATTGGATCATGCTGATCTATAAAGGGGGTGATGAATATGACAACCACTGTGGCAGGGAGCAGCGGCGGGCAGTGGTGATGATCTCCTGCAATCGACACACTCTAGCG GACAATTTTAACCCTGTGTCTGAGGAGCGAGGCAAAGTCCAAGATTGTTTCTACCTCTTTGAGATGGACAGCAGCCTGGCGTGTTCCCCAGAGATCTCCCATCTTAGCGTGGGTTCTATCTTACTTGTCAC GTTTGCATCACTGGTCGCAGTCTATATCATCGGGGGGTTCCTGTACCAGCGACTGGTGGTCGGAGCCAAAGGAATGGAGCAGTTTCCTCACTTGGCCTTCTGGCAGGATCTTGGAAACCTGGTAGCA GATGGCTGTGACTTTGTATGCCGCTCTAAACCCCGAAATGTGCCTGCTGCCTATCGTGGTGTGGGGGATGATCAGCTGGGGGAGGAGTCAGAAGAAAGGGATGATCATTTGTTACCAATGTGA
- the M6PR gene encoding cation-dependent mannose-6-phosphate receptor isoform X1: MMSPLHSSWRTGLLLLLLFSMAVRESWQTEEKTCDLVGEKGKESEKELALLKRLTPLFNKSFESTVGQSPDMYSYVFRVCREAGNHSSGAGLVQINKSNGKETVVGRFNETQIFNGSNWIMLIYKGGDEYDNHCGREQRRAVVMISCNRHTLADNFNPVSEERGKVQDCFYLFEMDSSLACSPEISHLSVGSILLVTFASLVAVYIIGGFLYQRLVVGAKGMEQFPHLAFWQDLGNLVADGCDFVCRSKPRNVPAAYRGVGDDQLGEESEERDDHLLPM; encoded by the exons GATGTCCCCCCTCCACAGCTCCTGGAGGACTggcctgctcctgctgctgctcttcTCCATGGCAGTCAGAGAATCTTGGCAGACTGAAGAGAAAACATGTGACCTGGTGGGAGAAAAGGGTAAAGAATCAGAGAAAGAGTTGGCTCTCCTGAAGAGGCTGACACCGCTATTTAACAAAAG CTTTGAGAGCACCGTGGGCCAGAGCCCAGATATGTACAGCTATGTGTTCCGGGTGTGCCGAGAGGCTGGCAACCACTCCTCTGGGGCAGGCCTGGTGCAGATCAACAAAAGTAACGGGAAGGAGACAGTAGTTGGGAGATTCAACGAGACTCAGATCTTCAATGGAA GTAATTGGATCATGCTGATCTATAAAGGGGGTGATGAATATGACAACCACTGTGGCAGGGAGCAGCGGCGGGCAGTGGTGATGATCTCCTGCAATCGACACACTCTAGCG GACAATTTTAACCCTGTGTCTGAGGAGCGAGGCAAAGTCCAAGATTGTTTCTACCTCTTTGAGATGGACAGCAGCCTGGCGTGTTCCCCAGAGATCTCCCATCTTAGCGTGGGTTCTATCTTACTTGTCAC GTTTGCATCACTGGTCGCAGTCTATATCATCGGGGGGTTCCTGTACCAGCGACTGGTGGTCGGAGCCAAAGGAATGGAGCAGTTTCCTCACTTGGCCTTCTGGCAGGATCTTGGAAACCTGGTAGCA GATGGCTGTGACTTTGTATGCCGCTCTAAACCCCGAAATGTGCCTGCTGCCTATCGTGGTGTGGGGGATGATCAGCTGGGGGAGGAGTCAGAAGAAAGGGATGATCATTTGTTACCAATGTGA